In one Corallococcus sp. EGB genomic region, the following are encoded:
- a CDS encoding alpha-amylase family protein, which translates to MIEDLWYKNAIVYCLDVETFMDGNGDGVGDFKGLKRKLDYLAGLGITCLWLLPFQPTPNRDNGYDILDYYGVDPRLGDLGDFVAFTHEARLHGIRVIIDLVVNHTSDQHPWFQAARKDPHSRYRDYYVWSKKRPRDANKGMVFPGVQPSTWTYDKEARLWYFHRFFDFQPDLNVANPEVREQILKIMGFWLELGVSGFRVDAVPFLVELKGLKNPGVKNPYKLLEEMREFLSWRRGDAILLAEANVTMDEVMEFFGDNDRMQLVFNFLANQNFYLALTKGDVTPLVQALKSAPKLPHTAQWANFLRNHDELDLGRLSDADRQAVFQALGPDKDMQLYDRGLRRRLAPMLDGDRRRIELAYSLMFSLPGTPVVWYGDELGMGENLALAERQAVRTPMQWSPEPHGGFTLAETPVKPLVSDGPFGFRQVNVAQQRRNPGSQLNWTERIIRARKECPELGWGAWKVLRTGNKGVLAIRYDWKGNAMVVLHNLSSKPCTVKLDPGGGEPCTLFNVLTEAHSEPVDGQRHVLMLEGYGYHWYRVGHENPARKHRTEPLP; encoded by the coding sequence ATGATTGAAGACCTCTGGTACAAGAACGCGATCGTCTACTGCCTCGACGTCGAGACGTTCATGGACGGCAACGGCGACGGCGTGGGGGACTTCAAGGGCCTCAAGCGCAAGCTGGACTACCTGGCGGGCCTGGGCATCACCTGCCTGTGGCTGTTGCCCTTCCAGCCCACGCCCAACCGCGACAACGGCTACGACATCCTCGACTACTACGGCGTGGATCCGCGCCTGGGGGACCTGGGTGACTTCGTGGCCTTCACCCACGAGGCCCGGCTGCACGGCATCCGCGTCATCATCGACCTGGTGGTGAACCACACGTCGGATCAGCACCCGTGGTTCCAGGCCGCGCGCAAGGACCCCCACAGCCGCTACCGCGACTACTACGTCTGGTCGAAGAAGCGGCCCAGGGACGCCAACAAGGGCATGGTCTTCCCGGGCGTGCAGCCCTCCACCTGGACGTACGACAAGGAGGCACGCCTCTGGTACTTCCACCGCTTCTTCGACTTCCAGCCCGACCTCAACGTGGCGAACCCGGAGGTGCGCGAGCAGATCCTCAAGATCATGGGGTTCTGGCTGGAGCTGGGCGTGTCCGGCTTCCGCGTGGACGCGGTGCCCTTCCTGGTGGAGCTGAAGGGCCTGAAGAACCCGGGCGTGAAGAACCCCTACAAGCTGCTGGAGGAGATGCGCGAGTTCCTGTCGTGGCGAAGGGGCGACGCCATCCTGCTCGCGGAGGCCAACGTCACCATGGACGAGGTGATGGAGTTCTTCGGCGACAACGACCGAATGCAGCTGGTGTTCAACTTCCTGGCGAACCAGAACTTCTACCTGGCGCTCACGAAAGGCGACGTCACGCCGCTGGTGCAGGCGCTGAAGTCCGCGCCCAAGCTGCCGCATACGGCGCAATGGGCGAACTTCCTGCGCAACCACGATGAGCTGGACCTGGGCCGGCTGTCGGACGCGGACCGGCAGGCGGTGTTCCAGGCGCTGGGGCCCGACAAGGACATGCAGCTGTATGACCGCGGCCTGCGCCGGAGGCTCGCGCCGATGCTGGACGGGGACCGCCGCCGCATCGAGCTGGCGTACAGCCTGATGTTCTCACTGCCGGGGACGCCGGTGGTCTGGTACGGCGACGAGCTGGGCATGGGGGAGAACCTGGCGCTGGCGGAGCGGCAGGCGGTGCGCACGCCCATGCAGTGGAGCCCGGAGCCGCACGGCGGCTTCACCCTGGCCGAGACGCCGGTCAAGCCCCTGGTGTCGGACGGCCCGTTCGGCTTCCGGCAGGTGAATGTGGCGCAGCAGCGCCGCAACCCGGGCTCGCAGCTCAACTGGACGGAGCGCATCATCCGCGCGCGCAAGGAGTGCCCGGAGCTGGGGTGGGGCGCGTGGAAGGTGCTGCGCACGGGCAACAAGGGCGTGCTGGCCATCCGGTACGACTGGAAGGGCAACGCGATGGTGGTGCTGCACAACCTGTCGTCCAAGCCCTGCACGGTGAAGCTGGACCCCGGCGGCGGCGAGCCCTGCACGCTGTTCAACGTGCTGACCGAGGCCCACTCCGAGCCCGTGGACGGCCAGCGCCACGTGCTCATGCTGGAGGGCTACGGCTACCACTGGTACCGCGTGGGACACGAGAACCCGGCGCGCAAGCACCGGACGGAGCCGCTGCCCTGA